In the genome of Phycisphaerales bacterium, one region contains:
- a CDS encoding alpha/beta fold hydrolase, with protein MTAQAAISFERVTTTDGAVLTLKRRPCPGGAPVLFVHGISVNADLWDLPPVTTRHFQFESLATRLARQGYDVWLLNLRGHGSPHMLSAPPPGQADWCVDHFLLYDVPAAVAHVSKVAGQRPWVIANSMGAMSTVGSLLGARLVRGVDGDHGERILLDDELAAVRQGDLAGLVTVEFPAVLRWPHSYFDTAGRFRWDRLLEERWPAPGASNVLFEVLSRWRWLELSLAAAGQVPTGWFRPNGPPWWGQAPAPVAVPAEWMAMRLTQFVLNVAGLFTGATQHRAEVFLRGRRFVTDHMKAGVLRQLAKCVRLRTFCSALGAPDCVYADHYDRIVLPVLTLAGGRDRIANAASMRVAFFDRVSSRDKTWRQFEEFAHGEFEAAPEACTQVYPVIEQWLAARK; from the coding sequence ATGACGGCGCAGGCCGCAATCTCGTTCGAGCGCGTCACGACAACCGACGGGGCGGTTCTCACTCTCAAGCGACGGCCATGCCCCGGAGGTGCGCCGGTCCTGTTCGTCCACGGGATTTCCGTGAACGCCGACCTTTGGGACCTGCCCCCGGTCACAACTCGCCACTTTCAGTTCGAGAGTCTCGCCACCCGCCTGGCCCGGCAGGGATATGACGTCTGGTTGCTGAATCTGCGCGGCCACGGGTCCCCGCACATGCTCAGCGCCCCCCCGCCGGGACAGGCCGACTGGTGTGTGGACCACTTCCTCCTCTATGACGTGCCGGCGGCGGTGGCCCACGTGAGTAAAGTTGCCGGGCAGCGCCCGTGGGTCATTGCCAACAGCATGGGCGCGATGAGCACCGTGGGCAGTCTGCTGGGTGCGCGCCTCGTGCGGGGAGTTGATGGCGATCACGGTGAGCGTATCCTGCTCGATGATGAGCTTGCGGCTGTCCGCCAGGGGGACCTTGCCGGACTGGTCACAGTGGAGTTTCCCGCTGTACTGCGGTGGCCGCACAGCTATTTTGACACCGCCGGGCGGTTCCGCTGGGATCGGCTACTGGAGGAACGCTGGCCTGCGCCCGGGGCGTCGAATGTGCTGTTTGAGGTCCTCTCACGGTGGCGCTGGCTGGAGCTATCCTTGGCAGCGGCCGGGCAGGTGCCGACCGGATGGTTCCGCCCGAACGGCCCGCCCTGGTGGGGGCAGGCGCCCGCTCCGGTGGCTGTCCCCGCAGAATGGATGGCCATGCGGCTGACACAATTCGTGCTGAATGTGGCTGGACTCTTTACCGGTGCGACGCAACACCGGGCGGAGGTGTTCCTGCGCGGCAGGCGGTTTGTAACCGACCACATGAAAGCCGGTGTGCTGAGGCAATTGGCGAAGTGTGTGCGTCTGAGAACGTTCTGCAGTGCATTGGGTGCACCGGATTGCGTCTACGCCGACCACTACGATCGAATTGTGTTGCCGGTGCTGACGCTCGCGGGCGGCCGAGACCGCATCGCAAACGCGGCTAGTATGCGCGTCGCGTTCTTCGACCGCGTCAGCTCGCGGGACAAGACCTGGCGGCAGTTCGAGGAATTCGCGCACGGAGAATTTGAAGCGGCGCCGGAGGCCTGTACGCAGGTCTACCCGGTGATCGAGCAATGGCTCGCGGCGCGGAAGTAG
- a CDS encoding MoxR family ATPase, protein MAAGELQVEQAVANFRAEFSKLRAEIGKMIVGHDDIVEGVLVALFAGGHVLLEGVPGLGKTLLIRTLSEALSLDFSRVQFTPDLMPADIIGTNIINEDPQTGRRQFEFQRGPLFAQMVLADEINRATPKTQSALLEAMQEHGITSGGVRYKLVEPFFVMATQNPIEQEGTYPLPEAQLDRFFFKLVVGYSSRDELKTILDRTTSGYRADIQPVMSGAQIVAGQELCKRVVIAPHVQDYGIRLVLATHPNGAFAPPVVNKYVRWGSSPRGAQAITLAAKIYAMLDGRYNVSFDDVRKAAVPALRHRLLLNFEGEAEGLSTDFVLNEILAALPTAAEKAA, encoded by the coding sequence ATGGCGGCGGGCGAACTACAGGTTGAACAGGCGGTCGCGAACTTTCGCGCGGAGTTCAGCAAGTTGCGGGCGGAGATCGGCAAGATGATCGTCGGGCACGACGACATCGTGGAGGGTGTGCTGGTCGCGCTCTTCGCCGGGGGCCACGTTCTGCTCGAAGGCGTGCCGGGGTTGGGCAAGACACTGCTCATCCGGACGTTGTCGGAAGCCCTCAGTCTCGATTTTTCGCGCGTCCAGTTCACGCCTGACCTGATGCCCGCGGACATCATCGGCACCAACATCATCAACGAAGATCCGCAGACGGGTCGGCGGCAGTTTGAGTTCCAGCGCGGTCCGCTGTTCGCGCAAATGGTGCTCGCCGACGAGATCAACCGCGCAACGCCCAAGACCCAGTCGGCCCTGCTGGAGGCCATGCAGGAGCACGGGATTACGTCCGGTGGTGTGCGCTACAAGCTGGTCGAGCCCTTCTTTGTCATGGCAACCCAGAACCCGATCGAGCAGGAGGGCACCTACCCGCTGCCCGAGGCCCAGCTTGACCGGTTCTTCTTTAAGCTCGTGGTTGGCTATTCGTCGCGTGACGAGCTCAAGACGATTCTCGATCGCACGACATCGGGCTACCGCGCCGATATCCAGCCGGTCATGAGCGGTGCACAGATCGTCGCCGGGCAGGAGCTGTGCAAGCGCGTTGTGATCGCACCGCATGTGCAGGACTATGGCATCCGGCTTGTGCTGGCGACGCACCCGAACGGGGCCTTTGCACCCCCGGTCGTCAACAAGTATGTTCGCTGGGGGTCGAGCCCGCGCGGCGCACAGGCCATCACGCTGGCCGCGAAAATCTACGCGATGCTAGACGGCCGCTACAACGTCAGCTTCGATGATGTCCGGAAAGCGGCTGTGCCCGCGCTGCGACATCGCTTGCTGCTCAATTTTGAGGGCGAAGCCGAGGGGCTCAGCACTGACTTCGTCCTGAACGAAATCCTCGCAGCGTTGCCCACGGCGGCGGAGAAGGCAGCGTAG
- a CDS encoding twin-arginine translocase TatA/TatE family subunit, translating into MKAAQYRPEGAVMGSFSPIHWIVIGIVALLLFGNRLPEVARSMGRAFKEFKRGLSDVSGEFSRDDDEKDGKDERNRRRDELDHDREERGRISDRDAPRDRDDAKVSSRRDDDEETRR; encoded by the coding sequence GTGAAGGCGGCACAGTACCGCCCTGAGGGCGCCGTGATGGGAAGTTTCAGTCCGATCCACTGGATCGTGATCGGGATCGTCGCGCTGTTGTTGTTCGGTAATCGCCTGCCTGAGGTGGCGCGCTCGATGGGGCGCGCGTTCAAGGAGTTCAAGCGTGGCCTGAGCGATGTCTCGGGCGAGTTTTCGCGCGACGACGACGAGAAGGACGGCAAGGACGAACGCAATCGTCGGCGTGACGAGCTTGACCATGACCGCGAGGAGCGCGGTCGGATTTCAGACCGCGATGCGCCGCGAGACCGCGACGATGCTAAGGTCAGCTCGCGCCGCGACGATGATGAGGAGACCCGGCGCTAG
- a CDS encoding 2-oxoacid:ferredoxin oxidoreductase subunit beta yields the protein MSTTPDSTLTFKDFKTDQQVKWCAGCGDHSILVQLQKVLAGQRTDRDHTVFVSGIGCSSRFPYYMDTYGFHSIHGRAPAIASGVKCANPGLDVWVVTGDGDALSIGGNHFLHAVRRNIGLKIIMFNNRIYGLTKGQYSPTSDFGTRTKSSPAGSIDHPIHPISVAIGAEITFAARAVDTDLEHLQYVLARAAAHQGTAFVEVYQNCTVYNNDCYSWATDRQTKHEHIVYLEHGKPLIFGNNRDKGLRFNGDEPEIVELAKVSPDDLIIHDERTHDPSTAFMLARLTHPEFPEPLGVFRAMEKPVYEDLLMGQLAAARDQQGTGNLQALFRAGETWDVA from the coding sequence GTGAGTACGACCCCGGATTCCACCCTCACGTTCAAAGACTTCAAAACCGACCAGCAGGTTAAGTGGTGCGCCGGCTGCGGCGACCACTCGATCCTGGTGCAGCTTCAAAAGGTCCTCGCCGGGCAGCGTACCGATCGCGACCACACGGTGTTCGTTTCCGGCATCGGTTGTTCAAGCCGGTTTCCGTACTACATGGATACCTACGGCTTTCACAGCATCCACGGCCGTGCGCCGGCCATTGCATCCGGCGTAAAATGTGCGAACCCCGGGCTGGATGTCTGGGTTGTGACGGGCGACGGTGATGCCCTCAGCATCGGCGGGAACCACTTCTTGCACGCCGTTCGGCGGAACATCGGCCTGAAGATCATCATGTTCAACAACCGGATCTACGGCCTGACCAAGGGCCAGTACTCACCCACGAGCGACTTCGGCACACGCACGAAGTCGTCACCGGCCGGCTCGATCGACCACCCGATTCATCCGATCTCCGTAGCGATCGGGGCGGAAATCACCTTCGCCGCACGCGCCGTGGACACCGACCTGGAGCACCTGCAGTACGTGCTCGCCCGGGCGGCCGCACACCAGGGCACCGCCTTCGTCGAGGTCTACCAAAACTGCACGGTGTACAACAACGACTGCTACAGTTGGGCCACGGATCGCCAGACGAAGCACGAGCACATCGTGTACCTCGAGCACGGCAAACCGCTCATCTTCGGAAACAACCGGGACAAGGGGTTGCGCTTCAACGGCGACGAGCCGGAAATCGTTGAACTCGCCAAGGTGTCGCCGGATGATCTCATCATTCACGACGAGCGCACACACGACCCTTCGACGGCCTTCATGCTGGCACGGCTCACGCACCCGGAGTTTCCCGAGCCGCTCGGGGTCTTCCGGGCCATGGAAAAGCCGGTGTATGAAGATCTGCTGATGGGCCAGCTCGCCGCCGCGCGGGACCAGCAGGGTACTGGGAACCTTCAGGCGCTTTTCCGCGCCGGCGAAACCTGGGACGTGGCATAA
- a CDS encoding 2-oxoacid:acceptor oxidoreductase subunit alpha, with amino-acid sequence MGTATGTDVHSDPPRATPIRELAQAAVRFAGDSGDGMQLAGSQFTATSAMFGNDIATFPDFPAEIRAPMGTLAGVSGFQINFASRRIFTPGDRVDVLVAMNPAALKVNLPDLVEGGVLIVNEDEFTPANLQRAQYDGNPLETDAFRNYQLYKIPVTTQTLGAVRETGLGQRDAGRCKNFYALGVLFWLFERQLEPTIRWINAKFGKAPAVAAANRLALEAGYNFGETTEIFGERFRVRPAQLEPGTYRNITGNQATALGIVTAGELAGKPVFYGSYPITPASEILHELSGMKTFDVRVFQAEDEIAAMCAVVGAAFAGALAVTGTSGPGMALKQEAIGLGVMTELPMLIVNVQRGGPSTGLPTKTEQSDLWQAILGRNGDCPLPVLAAQSPADCFWATIEAARIAVKYMTPVVLLTDGYLAQGSEPWRIPAPAELTPIPIQHATDPLTFKPFQRNEVGARPWAIPGTPNLRHRIGGLEKEDVTGNVCYVPENHQRMTLHRARKIAGIVRDVPDQEVYGEPEGDLLVVSWGGTFGAVRTAVERAREDGQVVSHAHIRWLHPFPQNLGTLLKRFRRILVCELNMGQLEFLLRGNFLVDTLGLHKVQGRPFRVSDIREHLDALLGGQAS; translated from the coding sequence ATGGGCACTGCAACAGGTACCGACGTCCATTCCGATCCACCACGCGCCACACCGATTCGCGAATTGGCGCAGGCCGCGGTCCGCTTCGCCGGTGATTCCGGGGACGGCATGCAGCTCGCGGGCAGCCAGTTCACGGCGACTTCCGCGATGTTCGGCAATGACATTGCCACGTTCCCGGATTTTCCGGCGGAAATCCGCGCACCAATGGGGACGTTGGCGGGGGTTTCCGGGTTTCAAATCAATTTTGCCAGCCGGCGGATCTTCACTCCTGGCGACCGGGTGGACGTGCTCGTGGCGATGAACCCGGCCGCGCTGAAGGTGAATCTGCCGGACCTGGTTGAGGGCGGCGTGTTGATTGTGAACGAGGATGAGTTCACGCCGGCCAACCTGCAGCGCGCCCAGTACGATGGGAACCCGCTGGAGACGGACGCGTTCCGAAATTACCAGCTCTACAAGATTCCCGTTACGACGCAGACGCTTGGGGCCGTGCGCGAGACGGGCCTGGGTCAACGCGACGCGGGGCGCTGCAAGAACTTCTACGCACTCGGCGTGCTGTTCTGGCTGTTTGAACGGCAGCTCGAACCGACGATTCGCTGGATCAATGCCAAATTCGGCAAAGCCCCGGCAGTCGCAGCCGCCAACCGGCTGGCGCTCGAGGCGGGCTACAACTTTGGCGAAACGACGGAAATCTTCGGTGAGCGCTTTCGAGTGCGGCCGGCGCAGCTCGAGCCCGGCACCTACCGTAACATCACGGGGAACCAGGCGACAGCGTTGGGGATCGTGACGGCCGGCGAACTGGCCGGGAAGCCCGTGTTCTACGGGAGCTACCCGATCACCCCGGCCAGCGAGATTCTGCACGAGCTGTCGGGAATGAAGACGTTTGACGTGCGGGTCTTTCAGGCCGAGGACGAAATCGCCGCGATGTGCGCTGTGGTGGGCGCTGCGTTTGCGGGCGCGCTGGCGGTGACGGGCACAAGTGGCCCGGGCATGGCACTGAAGCAGGAGGCGATCGGCCTGGGGGTCATGACCGAACTGCCGATGCTGATCGTCAACGTGCAGCGCGGCGGGCCGAGCACGGGCCTGCCGACCAAGACGGAGCAGTCCGACCTGTGGCAGGCCATCCTGGGCCGCAATGGCGACTGCCCGTTACCAGTGCTTGCGGCGCAATCGCCGGCGGACTGCTTCTGGGCCACGATCGAGGCGGCCCGCATCGCCGTGAAGTACATGACGCCGGTGGTTCTGCTGACCGATGGCTACCTGGCACAGGGCTCGGAACCGTGGCGCATCCCCGCGCCGGCCGAGTTGACGCCCATTCCCATCCAGCACGCGACCGACCCTCTGACCTTCAAACCGTTCCAGCGCAACGAGGTCGGCGCGCGACCCTGGGCGATTCCCGGGACCCCGAACCTCCGCCACCGCATCGGTGGGCTTGAAAAAGAGGATGTCACCGGGAACGTGTGCTATGTTCCGGAGAACCACCAGCGGATGACGCTGCACCGGGCGCGGAAAATCGCGGGCATCGTCCGCGACGTGCCCGACCAGGAGGTGTACGGCGAACCGGAAGGCGATTTGCTGGTCGTCTCGTGGGGGGGGACATTCGGCGCGGTGCGGACCGCGGTGGAACGGGCGCGTGAGGACGGACAGGTCGTGTCGCATGCGCACATCCGCTGGCTGCACCCCTTCCCGCAGAACCTTGGCACTCTGTTGAAGCGGTTTCGGCGCATCCTCGTTTGTGAACTCAACATGGGCCAGCTCGAGTTCCTGCTGCGCGGCAACTTCCTCGTGGACACGCTCGGCCTGCATAAGGTGCAAGGACGACCGTTCCGTGTGAGTGATATTCGCGAGCATCTCGACGCCCTGCTCGGAGGTCAGGCATCGTGA
- a CDS encoding LL-diaminopimelate aminotransferase, with translation MRTSARLRRLPPYLFAEIDRQKRAARDAGRDIIDFGVGDPDLPTPDYIVARLRAAAGRPENQRYPQGTGSRSFRRAMAAFLQRRYGVTVDPEQQVLALIGSKEGIGHLPLALLDPGDVALIPCPAYPVYRSGTIFAGAEPFTLELREDRGFLPDLKGIPAEVLQRARLLFINYPNNPTGATAPLSFYEEAVAFARQHDLIVAQDAAYNDMYFGDHAPHSILEIPGAAEVAVEFHSASKSFNMTGWRIGFAAGRADVLAALAAIKANLDSGAFTAVQEAAEEAYTQYDHAEIVQLREVYRARVATLCGPLREMGFGVRVPQATFYVWARVPAGLDSMTVCRRLLAEADVVCVPGVGFGAAGEGYVRFALSVSAERIAEAVRRMGAIRW, from the coding sequence ATGCGTACCAGCGCGCGTTTACGACGCCTGCCGCCCTATTTGTTTGCCGAAATTGACCGGCAGAAACGCGCTGCGCGGGATGCCGGGCGCGACATCATTGATTTCGGTGTGGGTGACCCCGACCTCCCGACCCCTGACTACATTGTCGCGCGGCTCCGTGCCGCCGCCGGCCGCCCCGAGAATCAGCGCTATCCGCAAGGCACAGGGAGTCGCTCATTCCGCCGGGCCATGGCGGCTTTTCTCCAGCGACGTTACGGCGTCACGGTCGATCCCGAACAGCAAGTGCTGGCCCTGATTGGCAGCAAGGAGGGCATCGGTCACCTGCCGCTGGCCCTGCTCGACCCCGGGGATGTGGCTCTGATCCCGTGCCCCGCCTACCCGGTGTATCGCTCCGGGACGATCTTCGCGGGTGCGGAGCCGTTTACCCTTGAGCTGCGCGAGGACCGCGGCTTCCTGCCGGATCTCAAGGGGATCCCCGCGGAAGTGCTGCAGCGTGCCCGGCTGCTCTTCATCAATTACCCGAACAACCCGACCGGCGCCACTGCACCTTTGTCGTTTTATGAAGAGGCGGTTGCGTTTGCCCGGCAGCACGACCTGATCGTCGCCCAGGACGCCGCCTACAACGACATGTACTTCGGCGACCACGCGCCGCACAGCATCCTTGAGATTCCCGGTGCGGCTGAGGTCGCCGTTGAGTTCCACTCCGCGTCGAAGTCATTCAACATGACTGGCTGGCGCATCGGTTTCGCCGCCGGTCGAGCCGACGTCCTCGCCGCACTCGCCGCGATCAAGGCCAATCTTGACAGCGGGGCTTTCACGGCCGTGCAGGAAGCGGCCGAAGAGGCCTACACACAATACGACCATGCCGAAATCGTGCAGCTCCGCGAGGTCTACCGCGCGCGCGTGGCAACGTTGTGCGGACCGCTGCGGGAGATGGGCTTCGGAGTGCGGGTCCCACAGGCGACGTTCTACGTCTGGGCGCGCGTTCCCGCGGGGCTGGACTCGATGACGGTGTGCCGCCGGCTGCTCGCAGAGGCCGATGTGGTCTGCGTACCCGGCGTCGGTTTCGGGGCGGCGGGGGAGGGTTACGTGCGTTTTGCACTGAGTGTCTCGGCCGAACGCATCGCCGAAGCGGTGCGCCGCATGGGAGCGATCCGATGGTAG
- the folK gene encoding 2-amino-4-hydroxy-6-hydroxymethyldihydropteridine diphosphokinase — MVDDRGVFIALGSNLGDRERHLREALVELVAEGDIRVVACSGLHESPAVGGPPGQPPYLNAVAELATDLPPRVLLYRLQSIELQHGRQRQVRNGPRTLDLDLLLYRDLVVEEQDLQVPHPRMWQRRFVMEPLAEVCDLARLVAARRLRPLPTAQESLRDVHRHRSGAEVVA; from the coding sequence ATGGTAGACGACCGCGGCGTATTCATCGCCCTGGGTTCGAACCTGGGAGACCGGGAGCGGCATCTGCGCGAGGCGCTCGTCGAGCTTGTCGCAGAAGGCGACATTCGCGTGGTGGCCTGTTCGGGATTGCACGAGTCACCTGCCGTGGGCGGGCCGCCCGGCCAACCGCCCTACCTTAATGCGGTGGCTGAGCTGGCAACCGACCTTCCCCCCCGCGTGCTCCTCTACCGCTTGCAGTCGATCGAATTGCAGCACGGCCGTCAACGTCAAGTGCGCAATGGCCCGCGGACACTCGACCTGGACCTGCTACTCTACCGCGATCTTGTCGTCGAAGAGCAGGACCTGCAGGTGCCCCACCCGCGCATGTGGCAGCGCCGCTTCGTCATGGAACCGCTGGCCGAAGTGTGCGACCTGGCGCGGCTGGTCGCAGCCCGGCGGCTGCGGCCGTTGCCAACTGCCCAGGAGTCACTCCGGGATGTACATCGACATCGCAGCGGCGCAGAAGTCGTGGCGTGA
- a CDS encoding flavin reductase family protein, whose translation MYIDIAAAQKSWRDVYRLCIGFINPRPIALVSSVSPAGVANLAPYSFYNMVSSNPPVVIFCPTTRRDGGAKDTLSNVQATGEFVIATATAAIAKAMNKCAAEVPSTRSEFDFCGLTPVPARTVRAPLVAESPVNLECTLRQIVSTGTGPGSGNVVFGDIRALHVADEILDDEGIPDPRKLTTVGRLGGAWYCDVTTPYEMKIPTV comes from the coding sequence ATGTACATCGACATCGCAGCGGCGCAGAAGTCGTGGCGTGACGTCTATCGGCTCTGCATCGGCTTCATCAACCCGCGCCCCATCGCCCTCGTATCATCGGTTTCACCCGCCGGTGTCGCGAACCTTGCGCCTTACAGCTTCTACAACATGGTTTCCTCGAATCCGCCGGTGGTCATCTTCTGCCCCACCACGCGACGCGACGGCGGGGCCAAGGACACACTCTCCAACGTGCAGGCGACGGGTGAGTTTGTCATCGCCACCGCCACGGCGGCCATCGCGAAGGCGATGAACAAATGTGCGGCCGAAGTGCCGAGCACGCGGAGTGAATTCGATTTCTGCGGCTTGACCCCGGTTCCGGCACGAACGGTGCGCGCCCCGCTCGTGGCCGAGTCCCCGGTGAATCTCGAATGCACGCTGCGGCAAATCGTATCCACCGGGACGGGCCCCGGCAGTGGCAATGTGGTCTTCGGCGATATCCGCGCGCTCCATGTTGCCGACGAGATCCTCGACGACGAGGGCATCCCTGATCCGCGCAAGCTCACGACGGTGGGGCGCCTGGGTGGGGCCTGGTACTGTGACGTGACCACCCCGTATGAGATGAAGATTCCGACCGTCTGA
- a CDS encoding DUF3592 domain-containing protein, whose product MQELAPHANFAVAPRDVPGGLCIRWLFGGAGLFGWAFLTLGSVGAWVFLPNSDQGWLTMRGPKATVAGVVTDAEETQFSIGGSEHHRGTPVYRTEFTYSVDGESYNGVSFQTGSCGREPGQSVQVEYLQARPDRARVVGMRAAPMPPYLLWVLIFPLIGGGLAFYQWRSGLRTIALLRHGHVALGTRLSTHRTNVQINDQTLYRVRFSFQAESGQRHETEVRTLNPQALEDDAAELLLYDPVKPERAVAVDNLPGHVRTDEYGQICAPGMGVWLFLLPPLLAIVVNGVAARLVLL is encoded by the coding sequence ATGCAAGAGCTGGCCCCCCATGCAAACTTCGCCGTGGCTCCGCGGGACGTTCCTGGGGGGCTGTGCATTCGATGGTTATTCGGTGGAGCGGGACTGTTCGGATGGGCTTTTCTCACTCTAGGTTCGGTCGGGGCGTGGGTCTTCCTGCCAAATTCCGACCAGGGCTGGCTGACCATGCGCGGTCCGAAGGCCACCGTAGCGGGGGTCGTGACTGACGCGGAGGAGACCCAGTTTTCCATCGGTGGAAGTGAACACCACCGCGGCACGCCGGTATACCGTACTGAGTTTACCTATAGTGTCGATGGGGAGAGCTACAACGGTGTCAGCTTTCAAACCGGTTCATGTGGGCGGGAGCCCGGCCAGTCCGTCCAGGTTGAGTACCTGCAAGCCCGCCCTGACAGAGCGCGGGTGGTCGGAATGCGCGCGGCGCCGATGCCCCCCTACTTGCTCTGGGTATTGATTTTTCCGCTGATCGGCGGTGGCCTGGCGTTCTACCAGTGGCGCAGCGGCTTGCGCACGATTGCGCTGCTGAGGCACGGTCATGTCGCACTCGGCACCCGGCTCAGCACCCACCGGACGAACGTGCAGATCAACGACCAGACCTTGTATCGCGTGCGTTTCTCCTTCCAGGCGGAGTCTGGCCAGAGGCACGAAACGGAAGTACGAACGTTGAATCCCCAGGCGCTTGAGGACGATGCGGCGGAACTGCTGCTGTACGACCCGGTCAAGCCTGAGCGGGCCGTCGCCGTTGACAACCTGCCCGGTCACGTACGAACCGACGAGTACGGCCAAATTTGCGCCCCGGGAATGGGCGTGTGGCTGTTCCTGTTGCCGCCGTTGTTGGCGATCGTGGTGAATGGGGTCGCGGCGCGGCTGGTATTGCTGTGA
- the ybeY gene encoding rRNA maturation RNase YbeY — protein sequence MRRVEASGSEEGGGRKLAVAVAWRLRRPARGVALLQRAARHVANAEGFCSGELSIAVVGARAMATLHARFLGLPGPTDVITFDLGTDRQRGVLDGEVVVCRDVAARAVPAAQRTAQAVAAELTLYVVHGVLHLAGYDDQSPQDYAAMHAREDELLGELGLGAVFARCSRTVR from the coding sequence GTGCGACGAGTTGAAGCCAGCGGGTCGGAAGAGGGCGGTGGACGTAAGCTCGCCGTGGCGGTCGCCTGGCGTTTGCGTCGCCCGGCGCGGGGTGTCGCGCTGCTGCAACGCGCCGCGCGGCATGTGGCCAACGCGGAGGGCTTTTGCAGCGGAGAACTCTCGATCGCGGTGGTCGGCGCGCGGGCCATGGCAACCCTGCACGCGCGGTTCCTCGGACTGCCGGGACCGACCGACGTAATCACCTTCGACCTGGGAACCGATCGACAGCGCGGTGTGTTGGATGGCGAGGTCGTGGTCTGCCGTGATGTCGCTGCCCGGGCGGTGCCCGCGGCCCAGCGCACTGCGCAGGCCGTGGCGGCCGAGTTGACGCTGTACGTCGTGCATGGTGTCCTGCACCTCGCGGGTTATGACGACCAGTCCCCGCAGGACTATGCGGCCATGCACGCGCGTGAGGATGAACTGTTGGGAGAACTGGGGCTGGGAGCGGTATTCGCGCGGTGCAGCCGCACGGTGCGGTAA